The DNA region TTACAAAAATGTTTCTGTCCTGTTTTGTCGGGGTAAACATTGAATCTATTACCGCCAGTTATTTCAATATAAAATTTAGTTTAACCATCATCTCGATTACATTCTAAGCTTAGAATCGCTAGCAAACCTCTCTTCAAACTTTAAGGGTTATTAGCTATGTACTTTTCCATAATAGCTTTTACCTGTTCTACTGAGCCTTGCTTTAAACCTCCATTTGTAGCTCCGGTCATCCAGTAAAGTACCATTCCTGCATCTGAGCAATCCCATTTTCCTTTTTGAAATTTTACCACATCATCAATCTCTGCCATTTTACCCATTAGCCATACAAATTGCATACGATGGTCTGGGTGTATTTTTGCCCAGTCCCATTCTGCTTCGTCAACCTTTAAATTAATGTTTTGGTCGGGTATACGCACTTCTTCTACGCCAAAATCCAAAATATCCTGCCAAGTATAAAAATCGCCAGCATCATCATTTGCCGGGTGGTGGGTTACAACTTTTATAAATTGATGTTTTTCTTTTGGCGTAGCATCTAGGGCAAAACCAATAATATCGGGCTCGCCCGCTTCAATGATCCAAAGCGGATCGTTTTCTGAAGAAGCGTTTATGGCTTCGCATAAATCCTTAATCGTTTCATCAAGCTGCCATTTGGCATCAAAAAAAGTTAGGTTTTCAAAACCTCCCCAACGTCTGGCAGTTCCATCACAGGCCGTTTGCATCATGGCATGTCTTTCGTATTCGGCTGCTTCCGATATTCGATTTACACGCACCAAATCGCAACTATGTGAATAATGTACCAGTCTATCTTCTAATCCAGCGGCTCGAAGCAGTGCTATAGAAATAGCTGTACCGCCCAAATCATCTGGATCGGGAGAGTTGCCATCTGCTACTATGGCTATGCGTCCTTTAGGTGGTTTAATAATCGCTTGGGCTGTTACCAAAGTAGTTGTTAAGGTAGTAAGTAATAGTAAGGTTAATTTATTCATTTCTATTTTTTTTAATTCTTTTTGTTCTATTTCTCAAAAATGTATGTTGATGGCGCCTCTTGTAAGGCTTTCCCATGGCCCACAGGTGCAAAAACAAAACCCGCCCAACGCCCACGGGTCCATTCATTACCATCTGTAGCCACATGGACTTCAACGGTAATTTTATCGCCCGTTTTAAGCTTTACATTGTTCCAAAAACCATTGAATGCTTTTCCTTCTTCCCAAAGCATATGGGTTAAGGGCGGCTTATAAGTTCCTAACTCTTTGTTATTAATTAAAATGCGAAACGTTGAACGCCCATCGTTTTCACCAACACCAACAAAAATGACATCATATTTACCGCTTTCAAAATCAAAGGTTTTTGATGTCCTTGCCTGTTTGTATTTCTCTGGATTTATTGCCAACCAATTTTTACCGTTCTTGTAAAAGTTGGTTCCATCAATAGGAAACTCCTGTGAAGCTATAAATTTGTTTTCCGGAAGTTTTCGGGCAATGGTATTAAAATATGATAGTTCCGTTTTGGAATTATACGAACTAGGCAAGCTGCCTTCAGCCAATGCCATATTTGGCCCCTTATCAATAGGAACATAATTAACATTGGAGGTTAACACAAACTTATCGAACTCAAATCCATCTTCCCGCATGCTAAATTGCACATCATGAATACCGGGCTCTGGGACATCTAAATAAATCGCATATGGCACACCACAGTGCTCTTCTTTGGTACGTTGCTTGCTTTCCCACATCCAATATTTTTTCCCTTTACACCACTGCATGCGTTGCCCATGTTTTGGCCAAACCCCGTTAAGACCAACGTGAAGACCATTATCTTCACTCCCTGTGCTCATGGCGCGTACCCACACATAATAACGGCCTGGAGAATTGAATTTAATCTTATAGCTCACTACTGCCATTTGACCGGGTTCATTGGAAAAATTTTCTCCCTGAACTAACTTATCGGAATGCGCTACCCGGGTATCTGGCAGTATTTCGATGTAGCTACTGTTACTGGCATTTAGATAATGATTAGCATCTTCGTCCCGCCCCACAACAGCTATACTGTCTTTTGTTGTTCGGTACCATTGCCTAATTTCGGCATGGGTTTGTTGGTAAAAATACTCTGCTTCAACAGCTACAAGTCCATTTTTTTCTTCAAAAACAAGGTCTTGGGAAACTATGGGTTGGTTTAAATTAAATGTTTGCGCATTCAACATTAAACCTAACCATGGTAACAACAATAGTAAAGCAGCACCTTTTCTTTCTTTCATGAGGTTGTTATTTTACAGTCAACAAAACTGTTTTTAAATCCTCTGCTTTAGAAGACGCCCCAACCGATATTGTAAAAGTTCCTGGTTCAACGACCTTCTTCATATCTTGGTTCAAGATATTTAGCTCATCAAAACCTAATTTAAATCTAACCGTTTTTGTTTCACCGGGCTTTAATGTAATGCGTTCAAAGCCTTTTAACAGTTTGAGATAGCGGCCTACTGAAGCAAAATCGTCACGTACGTACATTTGTACAACCTCATCGCCTTCTACTTCTCCTGTATTGGTCACTTCAATTGAAACCGTTGTTGCTTCGCCAGCATTGATAACAGCATTTTCAAGCGTCGGTTCACCGTATTGAAAAGAGGTGTAGCTTAAGCCATAGCCAAATGGAAACAAAGGTGATTTATCACTAAATCGGTATTGCCCTTTTCCAGACCCAATAAAGTCCGGACGCTCCAAATACGTTACAGGCACTTGGCCTACATCGCGAGGAAAAGACATGGTTAGTTTACCACCCGGATTCACATCGCCAAAAAGTACATTGGCAACCGCATCGCCAGCTCTCATGCCTCCATACCACGTTTCAAGTACTGATGGTATCTTTTCAGCGATATAATTTATGCTCAATGGGCGACCATTAATTAAAACCACAATTACAGGTTTTCCTGTTTTATGAATGGCTTCCACCAACTCATTTTGGACACCGTATAAATCAAGATCGGCACGATCGCCACCTTCTCCACAAGTTTTATGAGAACTACCCACGACTAAAACAACAGCATCCGATTTTTTTGCTGCAGATATAGCCTCAGGAAATCCTTCTTTTGAAAAACTATCGATATCACAGCCTTTGGCGTAGTTTATCTTTACGTTATCGCCCACTTTTTTCTTTAATCCATCTAATACCGAAACATAATATGGTGGCAATCCAGAATAACCTCCTAATAGTTTATAGGTTCCTTTTTCAGGTCTTTCTTCGTGGGCGTTGGGCCCAATAACGGCCAAAGATTTTATTTTTGATACATCAAGCGGTAAGAGATTGTTATCATTCTTTAACATGATAATAGATTTTTCTGCAATTTCCAATGCAAACTCACGATGTTCATCGTTACC from Tamlana crocina includes:
- a CDS encoding beta-xylosidase; translated protein: MKKLWLAGLMFAALINVYAQTDSEQLKTKKEAEIEKKVAALLSQMTLEEKIAEMTQDAPANERLGIPVMKYGEALHGLWLVLDYYGNTTVYPQAVACASTWEPELIKKMASQTALEARALGVTHCYSPNLDVYAGDARYGRVEESYGEDPYLVSRMGVAFIEGLQGTGEEQFDENHVIATAKHFVGYPENRRGINGGFSDMSERRLREVYLPPFEAAVKEAGVGCVMPGHQDFNGVPCHMNTWLLKDILRDELGFDGFIVSDNNDVGRLETMHFIAENRTEAAILGLKAGVDMDLVIGKNVDLATYHTNILKDTVMQDPSLVKYIDKAVSRNLTAKYKLGLFDIEPKEIDTETVEAGNDEHREFALEIAEKSIIMLKNDNNLLPLDVSKIKSLAVIGPNAHEERPEKGTYKLLGGYSGLPPYYVSVLDGLKKKVGDNVKINYAKGCDIDSFSKEGFPEAISAAKKSDAVVLVVGSSHKTCGEGGDRADLDLYGVQNELVEAIHKTGKPVIVVLINGRPLSINYIAEKIPSVLETWYGGMRAGDAVANVLFGDVNPGGKLTMSFPRDVGQVPVTYLERPDFIGSGKGQYRFSDKSPLFPFGYGLSYTSFQYGEPTLENAVINAGEATTVSIEVTNTGEVEGDEVVQMYVRDDFASVGRYLKLLKGFERITLKPGETKTVRFKLGFDELNILNQDMKKVVEPGTFTISVGASSKAEDLKTVLLTVK